The window TTCACCTCCTTTTCTGTTTTATATTGGAAATTTATCTCCGCTTTTCGTTTTGTCAAGCGCACGGTCAAGTGCACCGTACTTGCCCGATTTGCCAGGCATAAAGTATAGTCGTCTGGCCATGGCAGCTATCCTCGAGAACATATCGCCGGTCTTTATCGTCATTGCCCTGGGCTTCCTCTCCAGGAGGCTGGGGTTCCTCCCGGACACTTTCATCGGTTCCGCCAACCGGCTGGTCTACTTCGTCGCCATCCCGATCCTCGTTTACAGCGAGATCTCCAGGGGATCCTTTTCCGAGAGCTTCAACATCGTTCAGATAGCGGATGTCTTCGCCGCCCTGGCCATGACGGCCGTAGTGGTCCTGATCCTCGCCAGGGCCCTTGCCCTCAGCCCTGGAGGGGCGGCCACCTTTGCCCAGGCCTCCTTTCACAGCAACCTGGGATACGTCGGTCTCGCCGTGGTGTTCTATTCCCTGGGAACCGAGGGCAGGGCAGCTGCCAGCGTCCTGGCGGGCTTTATCATGCTTTTCCAGAACTTCCTCGCCATCGGGATCTACACCTTCGTGGCGCGCGAACACCGAAAGCTGGACATGAGGACGGCGGGCCGGTTCGTGGGAAACCCCATCATCCTGGCAACTCTGCTGGGGCTGGGCTCCTCGGCCGCCGAAATCAGGCTGCCCGGGTTCGTCGACCGGTCCTTCGATATCGTGGCCCACATGGCCCTGCCCCTGGCCCTCCTCATCATCGGGGGGTCCCTGAAAACCGCCCCTGCCAAGAGGATCCAGCTGGTGGCCGTCACCACCGTGTTCAAGCTCATTGTCCTGCCACTGACGGGTCTTCTCCTTTTCAGGGCTTCGGGTCTGGACGTGGGAGCGACCCTCATCGGCGTCATCCTGCTTTCAAGCCCATCGGCCACGCTTTCCTACGTCATGGCGTCCGAGATGGGCGGGAAACCCGACTTCGCTGCCGCCGCTGTCACCACCAGCACGGTCCTGTCCCTGCTCTCCTATACATTGTGGATATCGGTGATAGGGGGATAAACAGGGAGGAGCCCCTTCGATCCCGCCAGGGCAGGACTCGGGACCGGGCAGGAGGGAGAAGGGGGAAAACAGGGTGGAGAGGAACCTGATACCCCCGGAAGCTGTAACTTGATACCCTTTTTGGAGAAAAACATGAAACTTGAGTGGGACGGGTTTGTGAACGAATCGCTATCGACAACCGGATCATGTTCAGCGCGGGCAAGGCGGCCATCGAGCTGGGCCTTTTCCCCCACCCGGTGACCGTGGCCTACGGCATTCCCCTGTCGGCCACGGGGAAGAACCCGTTTTTTGACCGAAAATAGAAAATGGAGGATGAAAAGATCCTCGCCTCCATTTTCTTCATATTAGTTCCCTTTATGATAAAAACTGTACCCGACACACTGAAGAGCGTTCAATTCGGAGAACCACAGGAAAATCTTTGAGATCTGAGATATGAGATTTGAGATTAAAGCCACCCTGACCAGGGTCTTCTGGGCCGTCTTTTTCATCACCACCCTGCTGCGCCTCATCTATGCCGTCTCCCTGCCACTTTCCGGCGACGAGGCCTATTTCTGGGAATGGGCAAGGCACCCGGCCCTTTGCTACTACGATCATCCCCCCGTGGCCGGGTGGATCCTTTGGGTCACGAGACACCTTTTCGGTGACACGGTCCTGGCCGTACGCATCGTTGCTGTTATGACAGGGTCCCTCGTGACAGCTGTCGTTTACAGGTACACTCTGGACATCACCGGATTAGCCCGATCGGCGGCGTGGACGGGCCTTCTGGCCATGGGCATCCCCGTTCTGGCGGGCCTCGGAGTCCTCTACACCACGGACACGCCCGTGCTGGCCGCGGGAACCCTGGGCGGGTACCTTTTTCA of the bacterium genome contains:
- a CDS encoding AEC family transporter, which translates into the protein MAAILENISPVFIVIALGFLSRRLGFLPDTFIGSANRLVYFVAIPILVYSEISRGSFSESFNIVQIADVFAALAMTAVVVLILARALALSPGGAATFAQASFHSNLGYVGLAVVFYSLGTEGRAAASVLAGFIMLFQNFLAIGIYTFVAREHRKLDMRTAGRFVGNPIILATLLGLGSSAAEIRLPGFVDRSFDIVAHMALPLALLIIGGSLKTAPAKRIQLVAVTTVFKLIVLPLTGLLLFRASGLDVGATLIGVILLSSPSATLSYVMASEMGGKPDFAAAAVTTSTVLSLLSYTLWISVIGG